Proteins from one Microbacterium sp. Root553 genomic window:
- a CDS encoding ornithine cyclodeaminase family protein translates to MTSVPVIGVDEIDAAIDRRGAVDAITSALRDGVDIEADAPRLFSPLDSGEFLLMPTQSPEHAGIKVVTIAPHNTARGLPKIQAWYLVFDAATLSPLAILDGAHLTTLRTPAVTAVAIRGMLQADPRGPRGGIESLAVLGSGPQAEAHVRTLVDLMPVGAVSIVGRAPDRTAALVERLRADGIAAASGALEDVRAADVVITATSSNVPVLGRADVGDHAVVAAIGSHGAERRELGADLITDADLVVEARASALRENGNLLQALDLAHGRAGTQPLTNLGELVAGAFVRRQARPAVYTGVGMSWEDLAVVARILSSAHRADASPRRGNTDVRN, encoded by the coding sequence GTGACGTCAGTTCCCGTGATCGGCGTCGACGAGATCGATGCGGCGATCGACCGCCGCGGTGCGGTCGACGCCATCACGTCGGCGCTGCGCGACGGGGTCGACATCGAGGCCGACGCTCCACGCCTGTTCAGCCCGCTCGACAGCGGCGAGTTCCTGCTGATGCCGACGCAGTCGCCCGAGCACGCGGGCATCAAGGTCGTGACGATCGCCCCGCACAACACCGCGCGGGGTCTGCCCAAGATCCAGGCGTGGTACCTGGTGTTCGACGCGGCGACGCTGAGCCCCCTCGCGATCCTCGACGGGGCCCACCTGACGACCCTGCGCACCCCCGCGGTCACGGCGGTCGCGATCCGCGGCATGCTGCAGGCCGACCCGCGGGGCCCGAGGGGCGGCATCGAGTCGCTCGCGGTGCTCGGGTCGGGACCGCAGGCCGAGGCGCATGTGCGCACGCTCGTCGACCTGATGCCGGTCGGCGCGGTGAGCATCGTGGGCCGCGCCCCTGACCGCACCGCCGCACTGGTCGAGCGACTCCGCGCCGACGGCATCGCCGCGGCATCCGGTGCTCTCGAAGACGTGCGCGCCGCCGATGTCGTCATCACGGCCACCTCGTCGAACGTGCCGGTTCTCGGCCGCGCCGATGTCGGCGATCACGCCGTCGTGGCGGCCATCGGCTCGCACGGCGCTGAGCGCCGGGAACTGGGCGCCGATCTGATCACCGACGCCGATCTGGTGGTCGAGGCCCGGGCATCCGCACTGCGCGAGAACGGCAACCTGCTGCAGGCGCTCGACCTCGCGCACGGGAGGGCGGGTACGCAGCCCCTGACGAATCTGGGAGAGTTGGTGGCGGGTGCATTCGTGCGCCGCCAGGCTCGACCGGCCGTCTACACCGGCGTCGGCATGAGCTGGGAGGATCTCGCCGTGGTGGCGCGGATCCTGAGCTCGGCGCACCGCGCTGATGCATCGCCTCGGAGGGGGAACACAGATGTCCGGAACTGA
- a CDS encoding proline racemase family protein, whose amino-acid sequence MRAQRLFHAVDSHTEGMPTRVIVGGVGAMPGSTMEERRQWFMANSDDLRLLLMNEPRGHSAMSGAILQPPTRPDADVGVLYIEVSGCLPMCGHGTIGVATVLVETGMVPVIEPVTTIRLDTPAGLVIADVHVSDGHADSVTLRNVPSFVVALDQVVDVPGLGAVEYDLAFGGNFYAIVSLEQIGLPFDRAHKDELLAAGLAIMDAIEATGEPVHPVDPTIRGCHHVYLKAPGSTAVHSRHAMAIHPGWFDRSPCGTGTSARMAQLHARGELPLDQDFVNESFIGTSFTGRLVETTEVAGIPAVIPTITGRAWVTGTAQYMLDPSDPFPRGFVL is encoded by the coding sequence ATGCGAGCACAACGCCTCTTCCACGCCGTCGACTCCCACACCGAGGGGATGCCGACGCGGGTGATCGTCGGCGGCGTCGGAGCGATGCCGGGGTCGACCATGGAGGAGCGCCGGCAGTGGTTCATGGCGAACAGCGATGACCTGCGCCTGCTGCTGATGAACGAGCCCCGCGGCCACAGTGCGATGAGCGGCGCGATCCTGCAGCCGCCGACGCGACCCGATGCCGACGTCGGCGTGCTCTACATCGAGGTGTCGGGCTGCCTGCCCATGTGCGGGCACGGCACGATCGGCGTGGCGACCGTGCTCGTCGAGACGGGCATGGTGCCGGTCATCGAGCCGGTCACCACGATCCGGCTCGACACCCCGGCAGGTCTCGTGATCGCCGACGTGCACGTGTCCGACGGGCACGCCGACAGCGTCACCCTGCGCAACGTGCCGTCGTTCGTCGTCGCGCTCGACCAGGTCGTCGACGTGCCGGGGCTCGGCGCCGTCGAGTACGACCTCGCCTTCGGCGGCAACTTCTATGCGATCGTCTCGCTCGAGCAGATCGGGCTGCCGTTCGACCGCGCGCACAAGGACGAGCTGCTCGCGGCGGGACTCGCCATCATGGACGCGATCGAGGCGACGGGCGAACCCGTGCACCCGGTCGACCCCACCATCCGCGGCTGCCACCACGTCTACCTGAAGGCGCCGGGGTCGACCGCGGTGCACTCGCGGCACGCGATGGCCATCCACCCCGGGTGGTTCGACCGTTCGCCCTGCGGCACCGGCACGAGCGCGCGCATGGCTCAGCTGCACGCGCGGGGCGAGCTGCCGCTCGATCAGGACTTCGTCAACGAGTCGTTCATCGGCACGAGCTTCACCGGCCGCCTCGTCGAGACAACCGAGGTCGCCGGCATCCCCGCCGTCATCCCGACGATCACCGGCCGCGCGTGGGTGACGGGCACGGCGCAGTACATGCTCGACCCCAGCGATCCGTTCCCCCGGGGGTTCGTGCTGTGA
- a CDS encoding dihydrodipicolinate synthase family protein, which produces MTEKKPWHGVNLATTLPINPDFSVNYDAYAEHIRFTTDNGVTGIIPNGSLGEYQTLTEEERKRVYLTAVEASPEGVAVIPGVGAYGAMESVRFTEHAAEHGAPAVMLLPPNAYRASDDEVVDHYRRVAAVGLPILAYNNPIDTKIDLRPELLARLFDEGLIVSVKEFSGDVRNAYAIRELAPGLDISIGSDDVVLELGINGAVGWVAGYPNAIPASTVELYNLSTSGDPASWAKAHEMYRDLHPLLRWDSKTWFVQAIKLSQEVAGVAPAGITTRPPRLPLPDEVRTRIIADTEAVLAKGYR; this is translated from the coding sequence ATGACCGAAAAGAAGCCGTGGCACGGTGTCAACCTCGCGACCACGCTGCCGATCAATCCGGACTTCTCCGTCAACTACGACGCCTACGCCGAGCACATCCGCTTCACCACCGACAACGGCGTGACGGGGATCATCCCCAACGGCTCGCTCGGCGAGTACCAGACCCTCACGGAGGAGGAGCGCAAGCGCGTCTACCTCACCGCCGTCGAGGCGTCGCCCGAGGGCGTGGCCGTGATCCCCGGCGTCGGAGCATACGGAGCGATGGAGAGCGTGCGCTTCACCGAGCACGCCGCCGAGCACGGCGCACCCGCCGTCATGCTGCTGCCCCCGAACGCCTACCGCGCGAGCGATGACGAGGTCGTCGACCACTACCGTCGCGTCGCCGCCGTCGGACTGCCGATCCTCGCGTACAACAACCCCATCGACACGAAGATCGACCTGCGTCCCGAGCTGCTCGCGCGCCTGTTCGACGAGGGACTCATCGTCTCGGTCAAGGAGTTCTCGGGCGACGTGCGCAACGCCTACGCGATCCGCGAGCTCGCGCCGGGCCTCGACATCTCGATCGGATCCGACGACGTCGTGCTCGAACTCGGCATCAACGGCGCCGTCGGTTGGGTCGCCGGCTATCCCAACGCGATCCCGGCATCCACCGTCGAGCTCTACAACCTGTCGACCTCGGGCGACCCCGCCAGCTGGGCCAAGGCGCACGAGATGTACCGCGACCTGCACCCGCTGCTGCGCTGGGACTCGAAGACCTGGTTCGTGCAGGCGATCAAGCTGTCGCAGGAGGTCGCCGGAGTCGCACCCGCCGGCATCACGACCCGCCCGCCGCGCCTGCCGCTTCCCGACGAGGTGCGCACGCGTATCATCGCCGACACCGAGGCCGTTCTGGCCAAGGGCTACCGCTGA
- a CDS encoding beta-L-arabinofuranosidase domain-containing protein, giving the protein MIRGNAMAWGAATDRVEGRADRAGGATGSSGILSSARLRPFPLDRVRLGDDSVFARARDQMLHLARVYPVDRLLAVFRANAGLDTRGAPAPGNWEDFGHPREQAWGEHDYPGRESAQTANLLRGHYAGHFLSMLSLAYAGERDETLRAKVDEFVAGLGEVQRALAATGRFSHPGFLAAYGEWQFSRLEDYAPYGEIWAPYYTTHKIMAGLLDAYELTGSTEARDIAVSMGHWVAHRLTRLDHERIQRMWSLYIAGEYGGMNETMARLSVVADEPLFLEVARLFDQDDLLAAGADRRDVLTDMHANQHLPQLLGYLHEYDLTGERRYLDAVLGLWDRIVPGRTFAHGGTGESELWGAPDTVAGDIGHRNAETCATYNLLKIARQLFALTRDARFLAYYERGMLNHILASRRDVDSDTSPEVAYMFPVNPGAVAEFDNIGTCCGGTGLENHVKYQDTVFFTAAETDAGADDELWVALFVSAALDWREQHVTVRMLTTQPFGGTTELRIVGDDQFVDGTPLTLRIRVPEWAIGAPTLRVGDEKIPAPVEDGHLVVRRRWTSGDVLRIETHASLRAVPTPDDAVLQSIEFGPSVLVARSDATTTLDLPLTQRRRLDGSLRADDAESAADVEAALRADGAVRIAGVRFEPVWTGSDDRYHMYVRASGADIAFVGAGTDVPVRLRQDGSSLLDDVWREPAPRTRAAFLDRVGETASAARRDGLLAQTELIRVLAAAAAADVDGLGGHPRGAVRDTDAAGVTWLESADADGIPVVEWSIPRALAEASLAPSLAIATDIIPAPSGWFTELPTVTVVADDLAGSGGLQVEVSLADGAWSPYTGPFPLPGDGVHQVRARATDAAGATGHAARDFAVDTGAPVSRATVRRLGSSVEITLTATDDVSGVERIQWEGPGTFWATFQEAFTRALSDEEQVVEFAATDRAGNEEARQRLILPSRGDGS; this is encoded by the coding sequence ATGATCCGGGGCAACGCGATGGCCTGGGGCGCGGCGACCGACCGCGTCGAAGGGCGGGCCGACCGCGCCGGGGGAGCGACGGGGTCGTCCGGCATCCTCTCGTCCGCGCGGCTGCGGCCCTTCCCCCTCGATCGCGTGCGCCTCGGCGACGACAGCGTCTTCGCGCGAGCCCGCGACCAGATGCTGCACCTGGCGCGCGTGTATCCGGTGGATCGTCTGCTCGCCGTCTTCCGCGCGAACGCGGGTCTCGACACCCGGGGCGCTCCGGCTCCCGGCAACTGGGAGGACTTCGGCCACCCGCGCGAGCAGGCGTGGGGCGAGCACGACTACCCCGGGCGGGAGAGCGCGCAGACCGCGAATCTGCTGCGCGGGCACTATGCCGGGCACTTCCTGTCGATGCTCTCGCTCGCCTACGCGGGGGAGCGCGATGAGACGTTGCGTGCCAAGGTCGACGAGTTCGTCGCAGGGCTCGGCGAGGTGCAGCGTGCGCTCGCCGCCACCGGCCGGTTCTCGCACCCCGGCTTTCTCGCCGCCTACGGCGAATGGCAGTTCTCGCGACTCGAGGACTACGCGCCGTACGGCGAGATCTGGGCGCCGTACTACACGACGCACAAGATCATGGCCGGCCTGCTCGACGCCTACGAGCTGACCGGCAGCACCGAGGCGCGCGACATCGCCGTCTCGATGGGCCACTGGGTGGCGCACCGCCTGACCCGACTCGACCACGAGCGGATCCAGCGCATGTGGTCGCTGTACATCGCCGGAGAGTACGGGGGCATGAACGAGACGATGGCCCGGTTGAGCGTCGTCGCCGACGAGCCCCTCTTCCTCGAGGTCGCACGGCTCTTCGACCAGGACGACCTGCTCGCGGCCGGCGCCGACCGCCGTGACGTGCTCACCGACATGCACGCGAACCAGCACCTGCCGCAGCTGCTGGGCTACCTCCACGAATACGACCTCACCGGCGAGCGCCGCTACCTCGACGCCGTGCTCGGCCTCTGGGATCGGATCGTGCCCGGTCGCACCTTCGCGCACGGCGGCACGGGCGAGAGCGAGCTGTGGGGTGCGCCCGACACCGTCGCGGGCGACATCGGGCATCGCAACGCCGAGACCTGCGCCACCTACAACCTGCTCAAGATCGCGCGACAGCTGTTCGCCCTCACCCGCGACGCACGGTTCCTGGCCTACTACGAGCGCGGGATGCTGAATCACATCCTCGCCTCGCGCCGCGACGTCGACTCCGACACGAGTCCCGAGGTCGCATACATGTTCCCGGTGAATCCCGGGGCGGTCGCCGAGTTCGACAACATCGGCACCTGCTGCGGAGGCACCGGGCTCGAGAACCACGTGAAGTATCAGGACACCGTCTTCTTCACCGCGGCGGAGACGGATGCGGGTGCCGACGACGAGCTCTGGGTCGCGCTCTTCGTGTCGGCCGCGCTCGACTGGCGCGAGCAGCACGTGACGGTGCGGATGCTGACGACGCAGCCCTTCGGCGGCACGACCGAGCTGCGCATCGTCGGCGACGACCAGTTCGTCGACGGCACACCCCTGACCCTGCGCATCCGTGTGCCCGAGTGGGCGATCGGCGCCCCGACCCTCAGGGTCGGCGACGAGAAGATCCCGGCTCCTGTCGAAGACGGGCACCTGGTCGTGCGCCGCCGCTGGACGTCGGGCGACGTCCTCCGCATCGAGACGCACGCCTCGCTGCGGGCCGTGCCGACACCCGATGACGCGGTGCTGCAGTCGATCGAGTTCGGCCCGTCGGTGCTGGTCGCGCGGTCGGATGCGACCACCACCCTCGATCTTCCGCTCACGCAGCGACGGCGCCTCGACGGGTCGCTGCGTGCCGACGACGCCGAATCCGCCGCCGATGTCGAGGCCGCGCTGCGCGCCGACGGCGCGGTGCGCATCGCCGGGGTGCGCTTCGAGCCCGTCTGGACCGGCAGCGACGACAGGTACCACATGTATGTGCGGGCTTCGGGGGCCGACATCGCGTTCGTCGGGGCCGGGACCGACGTGCCGGTGCGCCTGCGGCAGGACGGTTCGTCGCTGCTCGACGACGTCTGGCGCGAGCCGGCGCCGCGGACCCGCGCCGCGTTCCTCGACCGGGTCGGCGAGACCGCGAGCGCCGCGCGTCGTGACGGACTCCTCGCGCAGACCGAGCTGATCCGGGTGCTCGCGGCCGCTGCGGCCGCCGATGTCGACGGTCTCGGCGGGCACCCCCGCGGCGCGGTGCGCGACACCGACGCCGCCGGGGTGACGTGGCTCGAGAGCGCCGACGCCGACGGCATCCCCGTGGTCGAGTGGAGCATTCCGCGCGCGCTCGCCGAGGCTTCTCTCGCGCCGTCGCTCGCGATCGCGACCGACATCATCCCGGCGCCGTCGGGCTGGTTCACCGAGCTGCCGACGGTCACCGTCGTGGCCGACGATCTCGCCGGATCCGGCGGCCTGCAGGTCGAGGTGTCGCTGGCCGACGGGGCATGGAGTCCCTACACCGGGCCTTTCCCGCTGCCCGGCGACGGCGTGCATCAGGTCAGGGCACGCGCGACGGATGCTGCGGGTGCGACGGGACATGCGGCTCGCGACTTCGCGGTCGACACGGGAGCCCCCGTCTCCCGCGCCACGGTCCGCCGTCTCGGATCCAGCGTCGAGATCACCCTCACGGCGACCGACGACGTGTCGGGGGTCGAGCGCATCCAGTGGGAGGGCCCCGGCACCTTCTGGGCGACGTTCCAGGAGGCGTTCACTCGCGCGCTCAGCGACGAGGAGCAGGTCGTCGAGTTCGCGGCGACCGACCGCGCGGGCAACGAAGAGGCCCGTCAGAGGCTTATTCTGCCGTCACGGGGCGACGGCTCGTGA
- a CDS encoding aminopeptidase P family protein, with the protein MSDTTTGARPPYAGTRYPRLAQIPAFREFIAQGWDDVPTRPDLPQGSAQAAAAHRERLSAAMPGTTLVLSSGIAPVRNDDSSYGFRADSSFVWATGCQTEEATLVMWARPGGHDAVLYMPAPFRPGDDGFFSDALHGELWVGPSAGLAEWADELQVTVEPLGALAARSADLRGALAARSAGALAAEHDLEVSADLERTLSRLRMVKDEWEIGQLRLAIDATVSGFGAVVAEIPRAISEGLGERWLQGTFDRHARTHGNGPGYSTIVGSGPHAPILHWVRCDGPILPDQALLLDMGVEARSLYTADVTRTVPAQGTFSGAQREVHDLVEKAHRAGLAQIRPGTAYLDFHFASMQVVAQGLHDWGLLPVSVDEALSPQGQQHRRYLACGIGHHLGLDVHDCSQAHYEDYMGADLEPGVVMTVEPGLYFHAHDLTLPPELRGIGVRLEDDILVTPTGSDVLSDALPIDAAGIEEWTRRQWASR; encoded by the coding sequence ATGAGCGACACGACCACCGGAGCACGCCCGCCCTATGCGGGAACCCGCTATCCGAGGCTGGCGCAGATCCCCGCCTTCCGCGAGTTCATCGCGCAGGGGTGGGACGACGTCCCGACGCGTCCCGACCTGCCGCAGGGGAGCGCGCAGGCCGCGGCCGCGCATCGCGAACGACTGAGCGCGGCCATGCCGGGCACGACCCTCGTGCTGAGCTCGGGAATCGCCCCGGTGCGCAACGACGACTCCTCGTACGGATTCCGTGCCGACAGCAGCTTCGTCTGGGCGACGGGATGCCAGACCGAAGAGGCCACCCTCGTGATGTGGGCGCGCCCCGGCGGTCACGACGCCGTGCTCTACATGCCCGCGCCCTTCCGCCCCGGCGACGACGGGTTCTTCAGCGATGCGCTGCACGGCGAGCTCTGGGTCGGCCCGTCGGCGGGCCTCGCGGAATGGGCGGACGAGCTGCAGGTGACGGTCGAGCCGCTCGGCGCCCTGGCGGCCCGTTCCGCCGACTTGCGCGGCGCGCTCGCCGCCCGCTCGGCCGGCGCGCTCGCCGCGGAGCACGACCTCGAGGTCTCCGCCGATCTCGAGCGCACCCTCTCGCGACTGCGCATGGTGAAGGACGAGTGGGAGATCGGTCAGCTGCGGCTGGCGATCGATGCGACCGTCTCGGGCTTCGGCGCCGTGGTCGCCGAGATCCCCCGTGCCATCTCCGAGGGTCTCGGCGAGCGCTGGCTGCAGGGCACGTTCGACCGCCACGCGCGAACCCACGGCAACGGTCCCGGATACTCCACGATCGTCGGCTCGGGGCCCCACGCGCCGATCCTGCACTGGGTGCGCTGCGACGGTCCGATCCTCCCCGATCAGGCGCTGCTGCTCGACATGGGGGTCGAGGCGCGTTCGCTCTACACCGCCGACGTCACCCGCACGGTTCCGGCCCAGGGCACCTTCAGTGGGGCTCAGCGCGAGGTGCACGATCTCGTCGAGAAGGCGCACCGCGCGGGTCTCGCGCAGATCCGGCCCGGCACGGCATACCTCGACTTCCACTTCGCCTCGATGCAGGTCGTGGCCCAGGGACTGCACGACTGGGGTCTTCTTCCGGTCTCTGTCGACGAGGCGCTGTCGCCGCAGGGCCAGCAGCACCGTCGCTACCTCGCGTGCGGCATCGGCCACCACCTCGGGCTCGATGTGCACGACTGCAGCCAGGCGCACTACGAGGACTACATGGGCGCCGACCTCGAGCCTGGCGTCGTGATGACGGTCGAGCCCGGTCTGTACTTCCACGCGCACGACCTGACGCTGCCGCCCGAGCTGCGTGGCATCGGCGTGCGCCTCGAAGACGACATCCTCGTCACCCCCACCGGATCCGATGTGCTCTCCGACGCCCTCCCCATCGACGCCGCCGGCATCGAGGAGTGGACGCGGCGCCAGTGGGCGTCGCGATGA
- a CDS encoding alpha/beta fold hydrolase — protein MTRTPTTQYMLPGIRVREYRTTVPLDWNAADGETIELFVRELVDPEADTADRPLLTYLQGGPGGANPRPLGRDGWIDEALRDYRVVLVDQRGTGLSTPLDAAIVAERGDEGGEYLACFRADSIVRDLEHVRTDLYDGRRWATLAQSFGGWITMTYLSFAPEGLTASYVCGGVPGMPPRASEVYRRTFERVETKTAEFYRRFPDDEAAVARIADRLAEGDVRLPDGDLLTVRRFQSLGIDFGMKPGFERLHWLVEKAFVRPGQLSTAFLQDVMTLSSSAGNPLFWTLQESIYGDEQSGATAWAAQAERERRPQFDEARRPLLFTGEMAFPWMFDEVRLLRGFRTAVDQLAAKTDWSPLYDRAALQRNEVPVAAVVYFDDMYVDAGLQLETLTGVGASQSWVTNEYEHDGISSGRTLTRLRELVRDRGGERA, from the coding sequence ATGACCCGCACGCCGACGACGCAGTACATGCTGCCCGGCATCCGCGTCCGTGAGTACCGCACGACGGTGCCCCTCGACTGGAACGCCGCCGACGGCGAGACCATCGAGCTGTTCGTGCGCGAGCTCGTCGACCCCGAGGCCGACACCGCCGATCGTCCGCTGCTCACCTATCTGCAGGGCGGACCCGGCGGCGCGAACCCCCGACCGCTCGGTCGTGACGGCTGGATCGACGAGGCGCTGCGCGACTACCGCGTGGTGCTCGTCGATCAGCGGGGCACGGGACTCAGCACGCCGCTGGATGCCGCGATCGTCGCCGAGCGCGGCGATGAGGGGGGCGAGTACCTGGCCTGCTTCCGTGCGGATTCGATCGTGCGCGATCTCGAGCACGTGCGCACCGACCTGTACGACGGCCGACGCTGGGCGACTCTCGCGCAGAGCTTCGGCGGCTGGATCACCATGACCTACCTGTCGTTCGCCCCCGAGGGGCTGACGGCGAGCTACGTGTGCGGAGGGGTGCCCGGCATGCCGCCGCGGGCGAGCGAGGTCTACCGCCGCACGTTCGAGCGGGTCGAGACCAAGACGGCCGAGTTCTACCGCCGTTTCCCCGACGACGAGGCCGCCGTCGCGCGGATCGCCGACCGGCTGGCGGAGGGCGACGTGCGCCTGCCCGACGGCGACCTGCTGACGGTGCGCCGTTTTCAGTCACTGGGCATCGACTTCGGCATGAAGCCGGGGTTCGAGCGGCTGCACTGGCTGGTCGAGAAGGCCTTCGTGCGCCCAGGGCAGCTGTCGACGGCGTTCCTGCAGGACGTGATGACGCTGTCGTCGAGCGCCGGCAACCCCCTGTTCTGGACCCTGCAGGAATCGATCTACGGCGACGAGCAGAGCGGTGCGACCGCGTGGGCGGCGCAGGCCGAGCGCGAGCGGCGCCCGCAGTTCGACGAGGCGCGTCGGCCGCTGCTGTTCACCGGCGAGATGGCGTTCCCCTGGATGTTCGACGAGGTGCGACTGCTGCGCGGCTTCCGCACCGCGGTCGACCAGCTCGCCGCGAAGACCGACTGGTCGCCCCTCTACGACCGTGCCGCTCTGCAGCGCAACGAGGTGCCGGTGGCCGCGGTCGTCTACTTCGATGACATGTACGTCGACGCCGGTCTGCAGCTCGAGACCCTGACGGGTGTCGGCGCCTCGCAGTCCTGGGTCACGAACGAATACGAACACGACGGGATCTCCTCGGGCCGCACGCTGACGCGCCTGAGAGAACTCGTCAGAGACCGTGGAGGAGAGCGCGCATGA
- a CDS encoding ATP-binding cassette domain-containing protein, which translates to MTTETPLFRGTDLVKEFATGSAGPLGRAKTFRAVDEVSLEVHRGETLAVVGESGSGKSTTARLVARLMDATSGKLEFEGADVTRAKGGELREFRGAVQVIFQDPYSSLNPKHTVERLVTAPLVYQGRKIPGGARAFTRELMERVGLDPMHSERYAAQFSGGQAQRIGIARALAVRPKLVICDEAVSALDVSVQAQVINLLRDLQSDEGFGYLFIAHDLAVVRQIATRVAVMSQGAIVETGLRDAIFERPEHEYTKTLLKAVPRINPEWDARRRAAEAARAGRTPDAVPEAAPNGTPAAPAAPDTEDPR; encoded by the coding sequence ATGACCACCGAGACGCCGCTGTTCCGCGGCACCGATCTGGTGAAGGAGTTCGCGACGGGATCCGCCGGCCCCCTGGGCAGGGCGAAGACGTTCCGCGCGGTCGACGAGGTCTCGCTCGAGGTGCACCGCGGCGAGACGCTCGCCGTGGTCGGCGAGTCGGGATCGGGCAAGTCCACGACCGCCCGACTCGTCGCCCGCCTGATGGACGCCACCAGCGGAAAGCTCGAGTTCGAGGGTGCCGACGTGACCCGCGCCAAGGGCGGCGAGCTGCGGGAGTTCCGCGGAGCCGTGCAGGTGATCTTCCAGGATCCGTACTCGTCGCTGAACCCCAAGCACACGGTCGAACGCCTGGTGACGGCGCCGCTCGTCTATCAGGGGCGCAAGATCCCCGGCGGCGCGCGCGCCTTCACCCGCGAGCTGATGGAGCGCGTCGGTCTCGATCCGATGCACTCCGAGCGCTACGCCGCGCAGTTCTCGGGTGGCCAGGCGCAGCGCATCGGCATCGCCAGGGCCCTGGCCGTGCGGCCGAAACTCGTCATCTGCGACGAGGCGGTGTCGGCGCTCGACGTGTCGGTGCAGGCGCAGGTCATCAACCTGCTGCGCGACCTGCAGTCGGACGAGGGCTTCGGCTACCTCTTCATCGCGCACGACCTGGCGGTGGTGCGCCAGATCGCCACCCGGGTGGCGGTGATGTCGCAGGGCGCGATCGTCGAGACGGGCCTGCGCGATGCGATCTTCGAGCGTCCGGAGCACGAGTACACGAAGACGCTGCTCAAGGCCGTGCCGCGCATCAACCCGGAGTGGGATGCGCGGCGACGAGCCGCCGAGGCCGCGCGTGCGGGCCGGACGCCGGATGCGGTGCCGGAGGCCGCGCCGAATGGCACGCCCGCCGCACCCGCCGCGCCCGACACGGAGGACCCCCGATGA
- a CDS encoding ABC transporter ATP-binding protein: MSGTENTGSPDATAVSSGTAPESGTGSGPLLSVRDLTVSFRTAQGPVSVVKNLEFDVPRGGALGIVGESGSGKSMTSLAIMGLLPKGGTATGSVRFDGAELLGMPEREKRRVRGDRIAMIFQDPLSSLNPYYRVGTQIAEAYLSHRSGVSRRQARAVAIEAMERVHIRDAARRVDHYPHQFSGGMRQRIMIAMALSMEPDLIIADEPTTALDVTVQAQILDLLDEIRGETGAGLILITHDLAVVSEVTDQIVVMRAGETVERGSVEQVFSDPQADYTRRLLDAVPRIDDEIGVLRTTEITLPHDSAVPGTGRSTR; this comes from the coding sequence ATGAGCGGCACCGAGAACACCGGATCTCCGGACGCTACGGCGGTGTCGAGCGGCACCGCGCCCGAGAGCGGTACCGGCAGCGGCCCGCTGCTGTCGGTGCGCGACCTCACCGTCTCGTTCCGCACCGCGCAGGGTCCTGTCAGCGTCGTGAAGAACCTCGAGTTCGACGTGCCGCGGGGCGGCGCGCTCGGCATCGTCGGCGAGTCGGGATCGGGCAAGTCGATGACGAGCCTTGCGATCATGGGCCTGCTGCCCAAGGGCGGCACGGCCACCGGGTCGGTGCGCTTCGACGGCGCCGAGCTGCTCGGCATGCCCGAGCGCGAGAAGCGTCGGGTCCGTGGAGACCGCATTGCGATGATCTTCCAGGATCCGCTGTCGTCGCTGAACCCGTATTACCGGGTCGGCACGCAGATCGCCGAGGCCTACCTCTCGCACCGCAGCGGCGTCTCGCGGCGGCAGGCACGGGCGGTCGCGATCGAGGCCATGGAGCGGGTGCACATCCGCGACGCCGCCCGCCGCGTCGACCACTACCCGCACCAGTTCTCGGGCGGCATGCGCCAGCGCATCATGATCGCCATGGCGCTCAGCATGGAACCCGACCTGATCATCGCCGACGAGCCGACCACCGCGCTGGATGTGACGGTGCAGGCGCAGATCCTGGATCTGCTCGACGAGATCCGCGGCGAGACCGGGGCAGGGCTCATCCTCATCACCCACGACCTCGCCGTCGTGAGCGAGGTCACCGACCAGATCGTCGTGATGCGTGCGGGCGAGACCGTCGAACGAGGGTCGGTCGAGCAGGTCTTCAGCGACCCGCAGGCCGACTACACCCGGCGGCTGCTCGATGCGGTGCCGCGCATCGACGACGAGATCGGGGTGCTGCGCACCACCGAGATCACGCTGCCCCATGACAGTGCGGTGCCGGGCACCGGGAGGAGCACACGATGA